One genomic region from Terriglobales bacterium encodes:
- a CDS encoding CHAT domain-containing tetratricopeptide repeat protein gives MSVQAAPKTEMDATIDQLLRLEDSASQQRLVVQQPAIDWAQVVRLLTERVWQEVRVDTHRAERLADTAINIAEACGDTISLAKGLRAKANAMYALDRHATAIALHERAILLFERAQADTELARTLSGSIQPLLLLGRHDQALAHAERAREIFRRQGNTHRLARLEINVGNIYHRQDRFSEALAFYGQAYDELLQHDDAEGLAAVLSNISLCHISLNDFPRALEFHRIARQHCEQKGMPILVAYADYNIAYLYFLRGEYGRAIHMLGDTSRSAKKADDSYQSALCNLDLSEIYLELNLNTEAAELGRDAYEGFQQLGFGYEAAKALAFTAIAVSRTGQAFEAVKLFAQSRQMFVRDQNQVWPSLIDLYEALVLFNEGRLFEARRLCLSAHEFFRTSLMRGKAVLAQLLMARISLRMNDSLAAQQHCQAALSGLEKFDSPILKYQAEFLMGEVERALGEEQKAYQSYVRARQSVERLRSNLRGEELKIAFFQNKLEVYENLVDLCLRRPGGFEEAFAYIELAKSRTLMDLLSQSLHVSSASDAGQSELVRSIRNLREELNWYYNLIEREQLRPEERSPERIRQLEQQASARESDLARALKEATIAEACEAGLQVASAMPLEQIRAALAPDTALVEYFRIQDRIIACVLSRDQLRITPVTVHSRIQKLSQLLQFQLSKFRLDPQYVATFGESLLHATQAHLQGLYQELVAPIRHLLDARHLVFVPHGLLHYIPFHALHDGDSYLVDRYTTSYAPSASIHALCQNRQATAASDSLILGIPDAQAPSIQTEVEALSRILSNSRLFVGKAATEEVLRAHGRNSRVIHIATHGYFRQDNPMFSAIRLAGSHLSLYDIYHLQLPAELIVLSGCATGLNVVTEGDELLGLVRGLLQAGAHTLSLSLWDVHDESTKDFMIGFYTRLGQGFSLPAAMQGTMLELRERYPHPYHWAPFLLIGKG, from the coding sequence ATGAGCGTCCAGGCGGCCCCGAAGACCGAAATGGACGCGACCATTGACCAGCTCCTCAGGTTGGAGGATTCCGCAAGCCAACAAAGGTTAGTTGTCCAGCAGCCGGCGATCGACTGGGCGCAAGTCGTACGGCTTCTTACTGAGCGTGTCTGGCAGGAAGTGCGAGTCGATACCCACCGCGCGGAGCGTCTGGCAGATACCGCAATCAATATTGCCGAGGCATGCGGTGACACCATTTCGCTCGCCAAGGGTCTCCGCGCTAAAGCCAATGCCATGTATGCCCTCGATCGGCACGCGACCGCGATCGCTTTGCATGAGCGGGCGATCCTGCTCTTTGAGCGAGCCCAGGCCGACACCGAGCTTGCTCGCACGCTGAGCGGCTCTATCCAGCCCCTGCTGCTGCTTGGCCGTCACGATCAGGCCCTGGCGCACGCGGAACGGGCACGCGAAATCTTCCGCCGGCAAGGAAACACGCACCGCCTGGCGCGGCTGGAAATCAATGTTGGAAACATCTATCACCGCCAGGATCGATTCTCGGAAGCGCTCGCCTTCTACGGGCAAGCCTATGATGAGTTGCTGCAGCACGACGATGCGGAAGGCCTCGCCGCCGTGCTCAGCAACATCTCCCTCTGCCACATCAGCCTGAACGATTTTCCCAGAGCTTTGGAGTTTCACCGGATTGCGCGCCAGCACTGTGAGCAGAAGGGCATGCCAATCCTGGTGGCCTACGCCGACTACAACATCGCCTACCTCTACTTTCTGCGCGGCGAGTATGGACGGGCGATCCATATGCTTGGGGACACCTCAAGAAGCGCAAAGAAAGCTGATGACTCCTATCAGTCTGCGCTCTGCAATCTGGACCTGTCGGAAATTTACCTGGAATTGAACCTCAATACCGAGGCCGCTGAACTGGGCAGGGATGCATACGAAGGCTTTCAACAACTGGGATTTGGCTATGAGGCCGCCAAGGCACTTGCCTTCACCGCGATAGCCGTAAGCCGAACTGGCCAGGCCTTTGAGGCAGTGAAGCTGTTCGCACAATCCCGGCAGATGTTTGTCCGCGATCAAAACCAGGTTTGGCCTTCCCTCATCGATCTCTACGAAGCCTTAGTGTTGTTTAACGAGGGGCGACTGTTCGAGGCACGCCGTCTCTGCCTTAGCGCGCACGAGTTCTTTCGAACGTCGTTGATGCGCGGAAAGGCGGTACTTGCTCAACTACTGATGGCTCGAATCTCGCTGCGCATGAACGATTCTCTTGCGGCCCAGCAACATTGCCAGGCGGCGCTGTCCGGGTTGGAGAAATTCGACTCGCCGATTCTGAAGTATCAGGCCGAGTTCCTGATGGGTGAGGTTGAGCGCGCCCTCGGAGAAGAGCAGAAGGCCTATCAATCCTATGTCCGCGCCCGCCAGTCCGTAGAACGATTGCGCAGCAACCTTCGCGGCGAGGAACTGAAAATCGCTTTCTTCCAGAACAAGCTGGAAGTGTACGAAAACCTGGTGGACCTGTGCCTGCGGCGTCCCGGCGGCTTTGAGGAGGCATTTGCTTACATCGAGCTGGCAAAATCGCGGACCTTGATGGACCTGCTCAGCCAATCACTGCATGTGAGCAGCGCATCCGACGCGGGCCAAAGCGAATTGGTGCGATCGATTCGAAATCTGCGCGAGGAACTGAACTGGTACTACAACCTGATCGAGCGCGAACAGCTGCGGCCGGAAGAGCGTTCACCCGAAAGGATCAGACAGTTAGAGCAGCAGGCGAGTGCGCGCGAGTCCGATCTGGCTCGCGCCCTCAAGGAAGCCACGATTGCGGAAGCCTGCGAAGCGGGTCTGCAGGTCGCCTCTGCGATGCCGCTGGAGCAGATTCGCGCCGCCCTCGCACCCGATACAGCGCTGGTTGAGTACTTTCGCATCCAGGACAGGATCATCGCCTGCGTGTTGAGTCGCGACCAGCTTCGCATCACGCCAGTCACGGTGCATTCGCGGATTCAAAAGCTATCGCAGTTATTGCAGTTTCAGTTATCAAAATTCCGCCTCGATCCCCAGTACGTGGCTACCTTCGGCGAATCCCTGTTGCACGCCACACAGGCGCATCTTCAAGGCCTCTACCAGGAACTGGTTGCACCTATTCGCCATCTCCTCGATGCGCGACATCTGGTTTTCGTACCACACGGGCTCCTGCACTACATTCCATTTCATGCCCTGCACGATGGCGACTCCTACTTGGTAGACCGCTACACCACTTCCTATGCCCCCAGCGCCAGCATTCATGCCCTATGTCAGAACAGGCAAGCTACTGCAGCCAGCGATTCGCTGATCCTGGGAATTCCCGATGCACAGGCTCCCTCGATTCAAACTGAGGTCGAGGCTCTCAGCCGGATTCTGTCAAATTCGCGGCTCTTTGTCGGAAAGGCCGCCACCGAAGAGGTCTTGCGGGCCCATGGACGCAACAGCCGCGTCATACATATCGCCACTCATGGCTATTTTCGCCAGGACAATCCAATGTTTTCGGCCATTCGTCTGGCAGGCTCGCACCTGAGTTTATATGACATTTATCACCTGCAACTGCCCGCCGAACTGATCGTGCTGAGTGGCTGCGCCACCGGACTGAACGTGGTCACCGAGGGCGATGAGCTTCTCGGGTTGGTACGAGGTCTCCTTCAGGCTGGAGCGCATACCCTCAGCCTTAGCCTGTGGGACGTTCATGACGAAAGCACCAAAGATTTCATGATCGGCTTTTACACCCGGCTCGGGCAGGGTTTTTCCCTTCCCGCAGCTATGCAGGGAACCATGCTGGAGTTACGGGAGCGCTACCCCCATCCCTATCACTGGGCGCCTTTCTTATTGATAGGAAAGGGGTAA
- a CDS encoding sigma-70 family RNA polymerase sigma factor → MTTAASTIQAQRTPGAADERLIRQCLNGDPQAWAALIDKYKNLIYSIPIKLGMYQEAADVFQAVCVDLLSELPQLRDHRALPKWLIQTCYHKCLHHQRAEGRQVQLEPSATEAQESPEMLPEELLVQLQKEQTLRDTISEMPARCRQLIHMLFFEIPARPYEEIAQELGLATGSIGFIRGRCLARLRKHLEKKGF, encoded by the coding sequence GTGACCACTGCTGCATCCACAATACAGGCCCAGCGAACGCCCGGCGCAGCCGATGAGCGGCTCATCAGGCAATGCCTGAACGGCGACCCGCAGGCCTGGGCAGCGCTGATTGATAAGTACAAGAATCTTATTTACTCGATTCCTATCAAGCTGGGAATGTATCAGGAAGCCGCCGACGTCTTTCAGGCGGTTTGTGTGGACCTGCTTTCGGAGCTGCCGCAGCTTCGCGACCACCGTGCTTTGCCGAAGTGGCTGATACAAACCTGCTATCACAAGTGTCTGCACCACCAGCGCGCCGAAGGCCGGCAAGTGCAGCTCGAGCCGTCGGCGACAGAAGCACAGGAAAGCCCTGAGATGCTTCCCGAGGAGCTGCTGGTTCAACTGCAAAAGGAGCAGACCTTGCGGGACACCATCTCCGAGATGCCGGCGCGCTGCCGCCAGCTGATTCACATGCTCTTCTTCGAAATTCCCGCCCGGCCCTATGAAGAGATCGCTCAGGAACTCGGGCTGGCGACTGGTTCCATCGGCTTTATTCGCGGGCGCTGTCTGGCGCGCCTGAGAAAGCATTTAGAGAAGAAGGGATTTTAA
- a CDS encoding ABC transporter substrate-binding protein, which yields MKQVTSLMLMVCLLACLCHAAAPVPQKLNALEELERAQGLSGHYGGHLTVGERAEPKTLNPVLATDAVSREVIGRMMTDLIEINRASQQTQPALAKSWKISPDGRTFTLSLRKGIRFSDGHPFDADDVVFSFAVYMDERVDSPQRDLLIIDGKPITVTRLDQYTVRFTLPRPYAAAERLFDGLAMLPRHLLERPYREGKFIQAWSLNVSPSDIAGLGPFRLKQYVPGQRLVLERNPYYWKIDQENHRLPYLDELVFLFVGTEDAQVMRFEAGETDVISRLSSDNYNLLGRERSRTGFRLADLGPSLEYNFLVFNQNDLSAKKLDLIARKQMWFRDLKFRQAVSVAIDREAIVRLVYGTRGAPLWGNVGPGNKLWVNNTIPHPQHSLDRARELLKAAGFSWNQAGQLQDASGQRVEFSIVTSSSNSQRMKMATILQDDLSHLGMQVHVVPLEFRSLIDRVFQSFDYEAAIMGLGGGDADPNPEMNVWMSNGTSHLWHLGETQPATAWERETDQLMQQQLVTLDYNRRKQLYDRVQQLIAENLPFIFLATPNILAAADSRVGNFHPAVLDPYTLWNVEQLYVGAPQGNAGAP from the coding sequence ATGAAGCAAGTCACAAGCCTGATGTTGATGGTGTGTCTGCTCGCTTGCCTGTGTCATGCAGCGGCGCCGGTTCCCCAAAAACTCAATGCGCTTGAAGAACTCGAGCGAGCGCAGGGTCTTTCCGGTCACTATGGCGGACATCTCACCGTTGGTGAGCGCGCCGAGCCCAAAACACTGAATCCTGTGCTCGCCACCGATGCGGTTTCGCGGGAAGTTATTGGGCGAATGATGACGGACCTCATCGAGATTAACCGCGCCTCCCAGCAGACCCAACCCGCGCTGGCCAAGTCCTGGAAGATTTCCCCTGATGGCCGGACCTTCACCCTGTCTCTACGTAAAGGAATTCGCTTTTCGGATGGGCACCCCTTCGATGCTGACGATGTCGTGTTCTCATTCGCCGTTTACATGGATGAGAGAGTTGATTCGCCGCAGCGCGATCTCCTGATCATCGATGGCAAGCCCATCACGGTTACCAGACTCGACCAGTACACCGTGCGCTTCACCTTGCCGCGTCCTTATGCCGCGGCTGAGCGGCTCTTTGATGGGCTGGCAATGTTGCCCAGGCATCTGCTGGAACGGCCGTATCGCGAGGGGAAGTTCATCCAGGCATGGTCTTTGAATGTCTCGCCGAGCGATATCGCTGGGCTGGGACCGTTTCGGCTGAAGCAATATGTGCCCGGGCAGCGGTTGGTTCTGGAACGAAATCCTTATTACTGGAAAATCGATCAGGAAAACCATCGTCTGCCCTACCTTGACGAACTGGTATTTCTCTTCGTGGGCACGGAAGACGCCCAGGTCATGCGCTTTGAGGCGGGCGAAACCGATGTAATCAGCCGGCTGAGTTCGGACAACTACAACCTGCTGGGACGCGAGCGCTCCCGCACCGGGTTCCGGCTTGCCGATCTCGGGCCCAGCCTGGAATACAACTTCCTGGTTTTCAATCAGAACGATTTAAGCGCGAAAAAACTGGATCTCATTGCGCGCAAGCAGATGTGGTTTCGCGATCTGAAATTCCGTCAGGCGGTATCAGTAGCCATCGACCGCGAGGCCATTGTTCGCCTGGTCTACGGAACCCGCGGAGCACCGCTGTGGGGAAATGTGGGGCCGGGCAACAAGCTATGGGTCAACAACACCATTCCGCACCCCCAGCATTCGCTTGATCGCGCGCGCGAGCTGCTAAAGGCCGCAGGCTTTTCTTGGAATCAGGCAGGACAGCTGCAGGATGCCTCTGGGCAGAGGGTGGAGTTTTCGATCGTCACCAGCTCCTCTAACAGTCAGCGCATGAAGATGGCGACCATCCTGCAAGACGATTTGTCACACCTTGGCATGCAGGTACACGTGGTGCCCCTGGAGTTCCGCTCCCTCATTGATCGCGTCTTTCAGAGTTTCGATTATGAAGCCGCGATTATGGGATTAGGTGGAGGCGACGCCGACCCCAATCCGGAGATGAATGTGTGGATGTCTAACGGCACATCGCATCTATGGCATCTCGGCGAGACCCAACCCGCTACTGCCTGGGAGCGGGAAACCGATCAGCTCATGCAGCAGCAACTGGTCACCCTCGACTACAACCGGCGCAAGCAGCTTTATGACCGGGTTCAACAATTGATCGCAGAAAACCTCCCCTTCATTTTCCTGGCGACTCCCAACATTCTGGCCGCAGCGGATTCTCGCGTGGGCAACTTTCATCCCGCGGTGCTCGATCCGTACACCTTGTGGAACGTAGAGCAACTCTACGTCGGCGCGCCCCAGGGAAATGCGGGGGCGCCGTGA
- a CDS encoding ABC transporter permease: MRFKTRLLIALLAAIHLPLLFAGFVAPDDPAAQDRELPYAPPTRLHFRDSSGLHWRPFVYAYKTGPDGYEEDTSRSFPVHIFAKASSYKLLGLFASDWHLFGVEEPGRIALLGTDGFGRDEFSRVLYGGQISVAAGLTATLIALLAGTILGMLAGYYGRWADESLMGATELFLSLPWLYFLLGVRAFLPLHLSPGRTFFLLTCVIGLIGWARPARLVRGIVTSARSRNYVLAARGFGGSDFYILRRHIFPAVTGVLLTQAILLAPRYIAAEVTLSFFGLGVNEPVASWGNMLSTLQQYSVLVSYAWLLAPAAALVITSVIYSLLADDLHSRLEFQPT, translated from the coding sequence ATGCGCTTTAAGACCAGGCTCCTGATCGCCCTGCTCGCGGCGATCCATCTGCCGCTGCTGTTCGCGGGCTTCGTAGCGCCTGATGATCCGGCTGCTCAGGATCGGGAGCTTCCCTACGCGCCTCCCACACGACTGCATTTTCGCGATTCCTCCGGTTTGCACTGGCGGCCCTTTGTCTATGCCTACAAAACGGGCCCCGATGGATATGAGGAGGACACCAGCCGCTCTTTCCCGGTTCACATCTTCGCAAAGGCCTCCAGTTACAAATTGCTTGGCCTCTTCGCCAGTGATTGGCACCTGTTTGGGGTGGAGGAGCCAGGAAGGATCGCGCTTCTCGGCACTGATGGTTTTGGGCGTGACGAATTTTCTCGCGTCCTCTACGGGGGACAAATCTCGGTGGCGGCCGGCCTCACCGCTACCCTCATCGCGCTGCTGGCAGGGACCATTCTCGGTATGCTGGCCGGATACTACGGCCGCTGGGCGGACGAGTCGCTGATGGGCGCAACGGAACTGTTTCTTTCTTTGCCGTGGCTCTATTTTCTACTGGGCGTGCGGGCATTTTTGCCCCTGCACCTGAGCCCCGGCCGAACCTTCTTCCTCCTCACGTGTGTGATCGGACTGATCGGCTGGGCGCGTCCCGCCCGTCTGGTGCGAGGCATTGTTACCAGTGCACGATCACGAAACTATGTTCTAGCCGCTCGCGGCTTCGGCGGATCGGATTTCTATATCTTGCGGCGACACATCTTTCCTGCCGTCACTGGGGTCCTGCTGACCCAGGCTATTCTGCTCGCGCCGCGATACATTGCGGCAGAAGTCACGTTGTCATTCTTCGGACTGGGAGTCAATGAACCGGTGGCCAGTTGGGGCAACATGCTCAGCACGCTGCAGCAATACAGCGTTCTTGTTTCCTACGCATGGCTGCTGGCGCCTGCAGCGGCGCTCGTCATTACTTCCGTAATCTACAGCCTGCTCGCGGATGACCTGCATTCCCGGCTAGAATTTCAACCAACCTAG
- a CDS encoding ABC transporter permease, with protein sequence MRQNGGVEPYVINGGLRMNYLARRLARAIVLLIAVSALCFLFTEMAPGSFFDEMRLNPQISPETIALLRSRYGLDQPLIVRYGRWLKSAAHADFGYSVAYNLEVGPLLRSRAANTLLLTSSAMLLAWMISVPVGVWAAARRGHMLDSASTVISSLLIAIPEVVLAVALLAIVVRWRLFPIGGMKSVEFEGLPFWSRALDLARHMLLPMIVLALLDSAIIVRHIRASVLEVLAAPFVQATRGFGIAPARMLFRHLLPAAANPAISLFGFSLAGLVSGSLIVEVICGWPGLGPLILEATLSHDFYLVIGGIMISTLFITGGNLIADVLLVALDPRIRSGAPDAL encoded by the coding sequence GTGCGCCAAAACGGCGGAGTTGAACCTTACGTCATCAACGGTGGCCTGCGTATGAACTACCTGGCACGCAGATTGGCCCGCGCGATCGTGCTGCTTATCGCGGTTTCGGCGCTGTGTTTTCTATTCACGGAAATGGCTCCCGGCAGCTTTTTTGATGAGATGCGGCTTAATCCTCAGATTTCTCCTGAGACTATAGCCTTGCTGCGCTCCCGCTATGGGCTGGATCAGCCATTGATCGTGCGCTACGGACGTTGGCTGAAGTCCGCAGCGCATGCGGATTTCGGATACTCCGTCGCCTACAACCTCGAGGTGGGGCCGCTGCTTCGGAGCCGCGCCGCCAACACCCTGCTGCTCACCAGCAGCGCCATGCTTCTGGCTTGGATGATCTCGGTTCCCGTGGGCGTTTGGGCGGCCGCGCGCCGCGGCCACATGCTGGACAGCGCCAGCACCGTAATCAGTTCGCTGCTGATTGCCATTCCAGAAGTTGTGCTTGCCGTTGCTCTGCTGGCGATCGTCGTGCGCTGGCGACTGTTCCCCATTGGCGGAATGAAGTCCGTCGAGTTCGAGGGACTTCCCTTCTGGAGCCGCGCCTTGGACCTCGCCCGACATATGCTGCTGCCCATGATCGTTCTCGCGTTGCTGGATAGTGCGATTATTGTGCGGCACATCCGCGCCAGCGTCCTGGAGGTCCTTGCGGCGCCGTTTGTGCAAGCAACTCGCGGATTCGGAATCGCCCCAGCCCGTATGCTTTTCCGCCACCTTCTGCCGGCTGCCGCAAATCCAGCAATCTCGCTCTTCGGATTCTCCCTGGCAGGCTTGGTCAGCGGCTCGCTGATAGTTGAAGTGATCTGCGGTTGGCCAGGTTTGGGTCCACTGATTCTGGAAGCCACGCTCTCCCACGACTTTTATCTAGTGATTGGCGGAATCATGATTTCGACGCTCTTCATAACGGGCGGAAACCTGATTGCCGATGTGCTGCTGGTCGCCCTTGATCCACGGATCAGGAGTGGAGCCCCTGATGCGCTTTAA
- a CDS encoding dipeptide/oligopeptide/nickel ABC transporter ATP-binding protein: protein MQSDFSGREFGDNPLLRVQGLAKRYVRGGLLPRYAPVEAVRGVDVELLPARTLALVGASGSGKSTVARCVTRLERPDSGQIWFEGTDIARLSSRELLPFRPRIQMIFQDAATAMNPRFSAAEVIAEPLLIQGCSRPVRLEILQALMRDVALPSEWLNHPVMEFSGGQRQRLAIARALAVRPKLLVLDEALSGLDLSTQAQIANLLLHLQATYSLTFLLISHDLALVAQMADAVAVMAAGQIVEQGQTRQILASPTHEETKRLLACAKTAELNLTSSTVACV from the coding sequence ATGCAGAGTGATTTCTCAGGCCGCGAGTTCGGCGACAACCCGCTACTGCGTGTGCAGGGGTTAGCGAAACGGTATGTCCGCGGCGGGCTCTTGCCGAGATACGCACCAGTCGAAGCGGTGCGCGGGGTGGATGTTGAACTTCTTCCGGCGCGTACGCTGGCGTTGGTTGGGGCCTCCGGTTCCGGAAAGTCAACCGTGGCTCGCTGTGTGACGCGTCTGGAGCGGCCGGACTCGGGACAAATCTGGTTCGAAGGAACCGACATCGCACGGCTGAGTTCACGTGAATTGCTGCCATTCCGCCCCAGAATTCAGATGATCTTCCAGGATGCGGCAACCGCCATGAACCCGCGGTTCTCGGCGGCTGAGGTCATTGCGGAGCCCTTGTTGATCCAAGGATGTAGCCGGCCGGTACGCCTGGAGATCCTGCAGGCTCTGATGCGGGATGTTGCGCTTCCTTCGGAGTGGCTGAACCACCCGGTGATGGAGTTCAGCGGGGGACAGCGGCAGAGACTCGCCATTGCGCGTGCACTCGCCGTTCGGCCGAAGCTGCTGGTTCTGGATGAGGCCCTTTCCGGGCTCGATTTGTCCACGCAGGCGCAGATTGCCAACTTGCTGCTCCACCTCCAGGCGACTTACTCGCTGACTTTCTTATTGATCTCGCACGATCTCGCGCTGGTCGCGCAGATGGCAGATGCAGTTGCAGTTATGGCCGCGGGCCAGATTGTGGAGCAGGGCCAGACGCGGCAGATCCTGGCTAGCCCCACACACGAGGAAACAAAGAGACTGTTAGCGTGCGCCAAAACGGCGGAGTTGAACCTTACGTCATCAACGGTGGCCTGCGTATGA
- a CDS encoding ABC transporter ATP-binding protein — protein MGETLLIIQGLKVTYSSAGGHAVRALDGIGLEIGDGEVLGILGESGSGKSTLACALLRLLPPNARCDGGEIRFRGRNLLELPEADLRRIRGRELSLVPQDPALSLNPVMTVGSQIAEVLRSHAPCGTAERCQRVRELLAQVGFDSPEEIQRAYPHQLSGGQRQRVVIAQAVACRPALIIADEPTSKLDPAVRADIGKLLSEIRRQYRTAILLISHDPALLAGYADRVAVMYAGRIVESGDCAETLARPLHPYTQGLVAIARSMSLNAAARARFSVIEGDSPDPAVVVAGCRFEPRCSERMEICACQFPPEVAPENARSVSCFKYAE, from the coding sequence GTGGGAGAAACGCTGCTCATTATTCAGGGACTGAAGGTCACATATTCTTCAGCCGGCGGACATGCAGTTCGCGCTCTCGACGGTATTGGTCTCGAGATCGGTGATGGCGAGGTTCTGGGAATCCTTGGCGAATCCGGATCCGGCAAAAGCACGCTCGCATGCGCCTTGCTCAGACTGTTGCCTCCGAATGCGCGCTGCGATGGCGGAGAAATTCGATTTCGTGGTCGCAATCTGCTGGAACTTCCCGAAGCGGATTTACGCCGCATACGTGGCCGTGAGCTTTCGCTCGTACCGCAAGATCCCGCACTCTCTTTGAATCCAGTAATGACCGTGGGAAGCCAGATCGCTGAGGTATTGCGATCGCATGCGCCATGTGGAACAGCAGAGCGCTGCCAGCGTGTTAGAGAGCTGCTTGCGCAGGTTGGTTTTGATTCTCCGGAGGAAATTCAGCGCGCCTATCCCCATCAGCTCAGCGGAGGACAACGTCAGCGGGTGGTGATTGCGCAAGCGGTGGCATGCAGGCCAGCACTGATTATTGCCGACGAACCTACCAGCAAGCTGGATCCCGCTGTGCGGGCAGATATAGGGAAGCTTCTGTCCGAAATCCGCCGCCAATATCGCACCGCGATTCTCCTCATCAGTCACGATCCCGCACTGCTGGCGGGATATGCCGACCGCGTGGCCGTGATGTATGCGGGGCGCATCGTGGAATCCGGCGACTGCGCAGAGACTCTTGCACGACCACTGCACCCTTACACTCAGGGCCTGGTGGCAATTGCTAGGTCCATGAGTCTAAACGCGGCGGCGAGGGCTCGCTTTTCAGTCATTGAAGGCGACTCTCCCGATCCGGCCGTTGTTGTCGCTGGCTGCCGTTTTGAGCCGCGCTGCTCCGAGCGGATGGAAATCTGTGCCTGCCAGTTCCCGCCTGAAGTCGCGCCCGAAAATGCGAGATCTGTGAGCTGTTTCAAATATGCAGAGTGA